In Rhodothermus marinus DSM 4252, a single genomic region encodes these proteins:
- a CDS encoding YtxH domain-containing protein produces the protein MKKTYTTGEVVRAGLLGALLGGVAGFVVGLLVAPETGGQMRRRLTYQLEHLGERLQRLSEQLLHPPRPGEARRSGEALVASARAEAETIRQDIDALLGDLRRKRTSANS, from the coding sequence ATGAAAAAGACGTACACGACAGGCGAGGTGGTTCGCGCCGGACTGCTGGGCGCGCTGCTGGGTGGGGTGGCTGGCTTTGTGGTGGGATTGCTGGTTGCTCCCGAGACGGGCGGACAGATGCGCCGCCGCCTCACCTACCAGCTGGAGCACCTGGGCGAACGGCTCCAGCGGCTGAGTGAGCAGCTCCTGCATCCGCCCAGGCCGGGTGAAGCGCGCCGCAGTGGCGAAGCCCTGGTGGCCAGTGCCCGCGCCGAGGCCGAAACCATCCGCCAGGATATTGACGCGTTGCTGGGCGATCTGCGCCGTAAACGGACCTCCGCAAACTCCTGA
- a CDS encoding TonB family protein, producing MSMRFRLFLPLVLLGLLGCQSAPSLEPPEGWLSTDGRWWRAGVDTTLAFRDLSSLAAMGLEGAPMASVSRTYATGEVLVQAVRRSLTPLFRVHPEIVDSLFNRHIAPELAQASISGDLEAEVDRLRQESYRKLQRYFREPRPITRLGEDVPIVYPDSLIEKGVAGTVEMQVYLDAEGQPQAIMLLESVHPVLDRLAMQATAQMRWQPAYVRRGDEWVAVPSWVRFNIRYRIPEG from the coding sequence ATGTCGATGCGTTTTCGTCTGTTCTTGCCGCTTGTACTGCTCGGCCTGCTGGGGTGCCAGTCGGCGCCTTCGCTGGAGCCCCCCGAGGGCTGGCTCAGTACCGATGGGCGCTGGTGGCGCGCTGGAGTTGATACGACGCTGGCTTTTCGCGATCTGAGTTCGCTGGCGGCAATGGGACTGGAAGGGGCGCCGATGGCCTCCGTTTCGCGAACGTACGCCACCGGCGAGGTGCTCGTGCAGGCCGTGCGACGCAGCCTGACGCCGCTGTTTCGCGTCCATCCCGAGATCGTCGATTCGCTTTTCAACCGGCACATTGCGCCCGAGCTGGCGCAGGCGTCGATCTCCGGTGACCTGGAGGCCGAGGTGGACCGGCTCCGTCAGGAAAGCTATCGCAAACTGCAGCGCTACTTCCGCGAGCCGCGCCCCATCACGCGACTGGGCGAGGACGTGCCCATCGTGTATCCCGATAGTCTGATTGAAAAGGGCGTGGCCGGCACGGTCGAAATGCAGGTCTATCTGGACGCTGAGGGGCAGCCTCAGGCGATCATGTTGCTGGAAAGCGTCCATCCGGTGCTCGACCGGCTGGCCATGCAGGCCACGGCACAGATGCGCTGGCAGCCGGCCTACGTCCGCCGGGGCGACGAATGGGTCGCCGTGCCGTCGTGGGTGCGCTTCAACATCCGCTACCGGATTCCCGAGGGCTGA
- a CDS encoding M1 family metallopeptidase, translated as MTHHAHRGRTRWGAWLVVLLWVGCSAPKHPTYLPPVGIDVRHYDVALRLDPETRHLEGQVTLEVRRTQAATELPLCFGMLVVDSVRVDGRAVAPVRRGQRLIIPLNGELQTRVTLAYHGTPSEGLYEATYLGQRVVFTDSWPYRGCEWLPAVHHPSDPATLALTLTVPRGYQAAGSGRLVRIDTLDAAVRFRWQLDATAPTYSFAFAVADYVRTDTVADDTIPIHYYLLPSDRDRVYRLRRTPDALHWLSRWLGPYPYRSYAVVQVPIDYAGMENASAPFLRADLFDMGDVEGVQVHELVHQWFGNRVSIAGWRDLWLSEGTATYLTTMFYEAYDGFEVARQQWVDMARLTPEALRLHGALVPGRYVDPEAHLTWVPYRKGACVLHLLRLKLGDATFQRALQTVYRRFAGKPLSTEGFQAVLEEVGGRDLDALFDYWVYGDRLPELRVYWEAAQRRLTWRVVGDGGTLQGVPFQLAVQQGAQVRYVDARASALQLPEATERPEVHPVGILMKVVYP; from the coding sequence GTGACCCACCACGCGCACAGGGGACGGACGCGCTGGGGCGCCTGGCTGGTGGTTTTGCTGTGGGTCGGGTGCAGCGCACCGAAGCACCCGACCTATTTGCCGCCGGTCGGGATCGACGTGCGGCACTATGACGTGGCGCTCCGGCTGGACCCGGAAACGCGCCATCTGGAAGGGCAGGTAACGCTGGAGGTGCGACGCACGCAGGCGGCCACCGAGCTACCCCTGTGCTTCGGGATGCTGGTGGTCGATTCGGTCCGGGTGGACGGGCGCGCCGTGGCGCCCGTTCGGCGCGGCCAGCGGCTGATCATTCCGCTGAACGGCGAGTTGCAGACGCGGGTCACGCTCGCCTATCACGGCACGCCGTCCGAAGGGCTTTATGAGGCCACTTATCTGGGACAGCGCGTCGTGTTTACCGATTCCTGGCCCTACCGGGGATGCGAGTGGCTCCCGGCCGTTCACCACCCGTCGGATCCGGCCACGCTGGCGCTGACGCTCACCGTGCCGCGTGGCTATCAGGCGGCCGGTAGCGGTCGGCTGGTGCGCATCGACACGCTCGACGCCGCGGTGCGCTTCCGCTGGCAGCTCGACGCCACGGCGCCCACCTACAGCTTCGCGTTCGCCGTGGCCGACTATGTGCGGACCGATACCGTCGCCGACGATACGATCCCGATCCATTACTACCTGCTTCCGTCCGATCGCGATCGGGTCTACCGCCTGCGCCGCACACCTGACGCCCTGCACTGGCTGAGCCGCTGGCTGGGGCCTTATCCGTACCGGAGCTATGCCGTCGTGCAGGTGCCGATCGACTATGCCGGCATGGAGAACGCTTCGGCGCCTTTTTTGCGGGCCGATCTGTTCGATATGGGCGATGTGGAGGGCGTGCAGGTGCACGAACTGGTGCATCAGTGGTTCGGCAACCGGGTCTCGATCGCGGGATGGCGCGATCTGTGGCTTTCGGAAGGTACAGCCACGTATCTGACCACGATGTTTTACGAGGCGTACGACGGCTTCGAGGTCGCCCGCCAGCAGTGGGTGGACATGGCCCGGCTGACGCCCGAGGCGCTCCGGCTGCACGGAGCGCTGGTGCCCGGCCGCTACGTGGATCCGGAAGCGCATCTGACCTGGGTACCCTACCGCAAGGGCGCCTGCGTGCTGCACCTGCTCCGATTGAAGCTGGGTGACGCGACGTTTCAGCGGGCGCTGCAGACCGTCTACCGGCGCTTCGCCGGAAAGCCGCTTTCCACCGAAGGCTTCCAGGCCGTGCTCGAAGAGGTCGGCGGCCGGGATCTGGACGCCCTGTTCGACTACTGGGTCTACGGCGATCGCCTGCCCGAACTCCGGGTTTACTGGGAGGCCGCGCAGCGCCGTCTGACCTGGCGCGTTGTGGGCGACGGGGGGACGCTGCAGGGCGTTCCCTTTCAACTGGCCGTCCAGCAGGGCGCGCAGGTCCGGTACGTCGATGCCCGGGCCAGTGCCCTGCAATTGCCGGAGGCTACCGAACGGCCCGAGGTGCATCCGGTGGGCATTCTGATGAAAGTCGTCTATCCCTGA
- a CDS encoding NfeD family protein — MELLLAITLILIGLALIVAEVYLIPGMNIAGILGVVLVLFGLAYAFTASGLLAGLAVLFGTLVAGGVLFLVLWRSGAWRQFVLATSLKSESAERPGEYRARYLGKEGIAVTPLRPVGIVEIDGERIEAATEGQYIAAGSRVRVVAMDRRRYFVRLATRSEASSSPDSTES, encoded by the coding sequence TTGGAGCTGCTGCTTGCCATCACGTTGATTCTGATCGGCCTGGCGCTGATCGTGGCCGAAGTGTACCTGATCCCCGGGATGAACATTGCGGGGATTCTGGGGGTGGTGCTCGTGCTGTTCGGGCTGGCGTATGCGTTCACGGCGTCCGGACTGCTGGCCGGGCTGGCCGTGCTGTTCGGCACGCTGGTGGCAGGCGGTGTGCTGTTTCTGGTGCTCTGGCGTAGCGGTGCCTGGCGGCAGTTCGTGCTGGCGACCTCGCTGAAAAGCGAGTCGGCAGAGCGGCCCGGCGAGTACCGCGCCCGCTACCTGGGCAAAGAGGGCATTGCCGTGACGCCGCTGCGGCCCGTGGGGATCGTCGAGATCGACGGCGAACGCATCGAAGCGGCCACCGAAGGCCAGTACATCGCAGCGGGCAGCCGGGTGCGCGTGGTGGCCATGGACCGCCGCCGCTACTTCGTGCGGCTGGCGACGCGTTCGGAAGCTTCGTCTTCACCTGACTCCACCGAATCCTGA
- a CDS encoding NfeD family protein, translating to MRRVFRRAFGLLALLSTTAIGRASEGPVYVVAVEGMVDNVLVQYIERAIHEAEAADAAAIVFRIDTFGGLVAAADQIRQLILDTPLPTVAFIDRNAASAGALIAYACDRIVMAPGASMGAATVVEGTTGEAAPDKYQSYMRGLMRATAEANGRDPRIAEAMVDPDVAIEGLVPAGKVLTLSAREALELGVADALAASVDEALQVLGYGPHPVVAFAQTGTERVLRVLASPVLQTLFLLMMLGGLYFELQTPGVGVPGLIALAGALLFFAPNYLSGLVEFWEVVLFLVGVGLLLVELLVIPGFGIAGIAGILFMLAGLLAALIGNVGLSFPSAREIGRAIATLTSTLILLGVGIAVLGRYLPRTRRFQELVLGTGLSRTQGYTAAATEAQLTGKRGRAVTPLRPAGVVEIEGRRYDVVASGQFVPAGTPVEVVRVQGSRIEVRPLSEAENQTS from the coding sequence ATGCGACGCGTTTTCCGGAGGGCCTTCGGGTTGCTGGCGCTGCTGAGCACGACCGCGATCGGTCGTGCCTCGGAGGGGCCGGTCTATGTGGTGGCCGTCGAGGGCATGGTCGATAACGTGCTGGTGCAGTACATCGAACGCGCCATCCACGAGGCCGAAGCGGCCGATGCCGCCGCCATCGTGTTTCGGATCGACACGTTCGGCGGGCTGGTGGCTGCGGCCGATCAGATCCGCCAGCTCATTCTGGACACACCGCTGCCCACCGTGGCCTTCATCGACCGCAACGCGGCCTCGGCCGGGGCGCTGATCGCCTACGCCTGCGATCGCATCGTGATGGCACCGGGCGCTTCGATGGGGGCGGCGACGGTGGTGGAGGGCACCACCGGCGAGGCGGCGCCCGACAAGTACCAGAGCTACATGCGCGGACTCATGCGGGCTACGGCCGAGGCCAACGGCCGCGATCCCCGCATTGCCGAAGCCATGGTCGATCCGGACGTAGCGATCGAAGGGCTGGTGCCGGCCGGCAAGGTGCTGACGCTTTCGGCCCGCGAGGCGCTGGAACTGGGCGTGGCCGACGCCCTGGCCGCCTCGGTGGACGAAGCGCTGCAGGTGCTGGGCTACGGACCGCATCCGGTGGTGGCCTTTGCGCAGACGGGCACCGAACGGGTGCTGCGCGTGCTGGCCTCGCCCGTGCTGCAGACGCTGTTTCTGCTGATGATGCTGGGCGGACTTTACTTCGAGCTGCAGACGCCGGGCGTGGGCGTTCCCGGCCTGATCGCGCTGGCCGGTGCGCTGCTGTTTTTCGCCCCGAACTATCTCTCCGGCCTGGTCGAGTTCTGGGAGGTGGTGCTGTTTCTGGTGGGAGTCGGTCTGCTGCTGGTGGAGCTGCTGGTGATCCCGGGCTTCGGCATTGCCGGGATTGCCGGGATTCTGTTCATGCTGGCCGGACTGCTGGCGGCGCTGATCGGCAACGTGGGCCTGTCGTTCCCCTCGGCGCGCGAAATCGGTCGGGCGATTGCCACGCTGACGAGCACGCTGATCCTGCTGGGCGTGGGCATTGCGGTGCTGGGGCGCTACCTGCCCCGCACGCGGCGCTTTCAGGAACTGGTGCTGGGGACCGGCCTGTCGCGCACGCAGGGCTATACGGCGGCAGCCACCGAGGCGCAACTGACGGGCAAACGCGGACGGGCGGTAACCCCACTGCGGCCGGCCGGCGTGGTCGAGATCGAGGGCAGGCGCTACGACGTAGTGGCGTCCGGTCAGTTCGTCCCGGCCGGCACGCCCGTCGAGGTGGTGCGCGTGCAGGGCAGCCGGATCGAAGTCCGCCCGCTTTCCGAAGCAGAAAACCAGACTTCCTGA
- a CDS encoding inositol monophosphatase family protein — MMDAYTLYEEAREVAARLARDAGQIARYYAGRVTVREKGYNELVTQADEEVQRFLIEQIHRHFPEHAILAEENLSDMQDGREGASFRWIIDPIDGTTNFTHGVPPYGISLALQHEGRTVVGVVYDVPHDELFTAVRGGGLYVNGVRARVSQTETLREALITTGFPYREVVHLEEYLEALGRVIRATRGVRRPGAASVDLAWVACGRFDGFFETGLSPWDVAAGILLVEEGGGRVTDFHGRPDPIFARQMLATNGRIHEALCELVAPLHHVYA, encoded by the coding sequence ATGATGGATGCCTACACGCTTTACGAAGAAGCCCGTGAGGTGGCGGCCCGGCTGGCCCGCGATGCCGGACAGATCGCCCGCTACTATGCCGGTCGGGTGACCGTCCGCGAAAAAGGCTATAACGAGCTGGTCACGCAGGCCGACGAAGAAGTACAGCGCTTCCTGATCGAGCAGATCCACCGGCATTTCCCCGAGCACGCGATTCTGGCCGAGGAGAACCTGTCCGACATGCAGGACGGCAGGGAAGGGGCGTCGTTTCGATGGATCATCGATCCGATCGACGGCACGACGAACTTCACGCACGGTGTGCCGCCCTATGGCATCAGTCTGGCACTCCAGCATGAAGGCCGGACGGTCGTGGGGGTCGTCTACGACGTGCCCCACGACGAGCTGTTCACCGCAGTGCGGGGCGGCGGGCTGTACGTCAACGGGGTGCGCGCCCGGGTTAGCCAGACCGAAACGCTCCGGGAGGCGCTCATCACGACCGGCTTCCCCTACCGGGAAGTCGTGCATCTGGAAGAATATCTGGAGGCGCTCGGGCGTGTGATTCGAGCGACGCGAGGGGTGCGTCGGCCGGGCGCGGCTTCGGTCGATCTGGCCTGGGTGGCCTGCGGACGCTTCGACGGATTCTTCGAGACGGGCCTGAGTCCCTGGGATGTAGCGGCCGGCATCCTGCTGGTCGAAGAAGGCGGAGGACGGGTGACGGACTTTCACGGGCGGCCCGATCCGATCTTTGCCCGCCAGATGCTGGCCACGAACGGGCGCATCCACGAGGCGCTCTGCGAGCTGGTCGCGCCGCTGCACCACGTCTACGCCTGA
- a CDS encoding enoyl-ACP reductase FabI, whose product MAEKSYGLLEGKKGVIFGALNEQSIAWAIAEAVHREGGRFILSNAPVAKRLGTLEKLAEKTGSPIIWADATNNDDLMALFQQARETFGPLDFIVHSIGMGLNIRKNRPYEDLNYDWYIKTLDISAISLHRIIHCALKQEALADGASIVTLSYIGAQRTFSKYSEMGDAKALLESIVRSWGYRLGKRRIRINAISQSPTPTTAGSGIEGFDAMYEFAQRVAPLGNADAKSCADYTVTLLSDLTRMVTMQTLYHDGGFSSMGISDELIETLAEALGVKQPNEAGS is encoded by the coding sequence ATGGCGGAAAAAAGCTATGGTCTGCTGGAAGGCAAAAAAGGCGTCATCTTCGGGGCGCTCAACGAGCAGAGCATTGCCTGGGCGATTGCCGAGGCGGTGCATCGCGAAGGAGGACGCTTCATCCTGTCGAACGCACCGGTAGCTAAACGGCTGGGCACACTGGAAAAACTGGCCGAAAAGACCGGTAGCCCGATCATCTGGGCCGACGCCACGAACAACGACGACCTGATGGCGCTTTTCCAGCAGGCGCGGGAAACATTCGGGCCGTTGGATTTCATCGTCCACTCGATCGGCATGGGACTCAACATCCGGAAGAATCGCCCCTACGAAGACCTGAACTACGACTGGTACATCAAGACACTTGACATTTCCGCCATCAGCCTGCACCGGATCATTCACTGCGCGCTCAAGCAGGAGGCGCTGGCCGACGGCGCGTCGATCGTGACGCTGAGCTATATCGGCGCGCAGCGCACTTTCTCGAAGTATTCGGAGATGGGCGATGCCAAGGCGCTGCTCGAAAGCATCGTGCGCTCGTGGGGCTACCGGCTGGGCAAGCGGCGCATTCGGATCAACGCGATCTCACAGAGTCCCACGCCCACCACGGCCGGCTCGGGTATCGAGGGCTTCGACGCGATGTACGAATTCGCGCAGCGGGTGGCACCGCTCGGGAACGCCGATGCGAAGAGCTGCGCCGACTACACGGTCACGCTGCTGAGCGACCTGACGCGCATGGTGACCATGCAGACGCTGTACCATGACGGTGGCTTCAGCAGCATGGGCATCTCGGACGAGCTGATCGAGACGCTGGCGGAAGCGCTGGGTGTGAAGCAGCCGAACGAAGCCGGATCGTGA
- the udk gene encoding uridine kinase has translation MMGRPVVIGIAGGSGSGKTTVLRRIVEAFGPDRIAVLEHDAYYRDLSHLPFEARTQVNFDHPDALETSLLRAHLEALLAGRPVEKPVYNFTTHTREPYTVRVEPRPVIIVEGILVLAEPELRELMDIKLYVDAPDDVRLIRRIRRDLQERGRSIESILEQYERTVRPMHLEFVEPSKRLADVIIPGGGYNQVAIDMVLARIAALLEQHATSG, from the coding sequence ATGATGGGGCGACCGGTGGTGATCGGCATCGCGGGCGGCTCGGGCTCCGGCAAAACCACAGTGCTGCGCCGCATCGTCGAAGCCTTCGGACCGGATCGGATTGCCGTTTTAGAGCACGACGCCTACTATCGCGACCTGAGCCATCTCCCCTTTGAGGCCCGCACGCAGGTCAACTTCGATCATCCCGACGCGCTGGAAACGTCGTTGCTGCGCGCGCATCTCGAGGCGTTGCTGGCCGGACGGCCCGTCGAAAAGCCCGTTTACAACTTTACCACGCACACGCGTGAGCCCTACACGGTCCGCGTCGAGCCGCGTCCGGTCATCATCGTCGAGGGCATTCTCGTGCTGGCCGAGCCCGAGCTGCGGGAGCTCATGGACATCAAGCTCTACGTGGATGCGCCCGACGATGTGCGGCTGATCCGACGTATTCGGCGCGACCTGCAGGAGCGGGGGCGGAGCATCGAATCCATTCTGGAACAGTACGAGCGGACCGTGCGGCCCATGCACCTGGAGTTCGTCGAGCCCTCGAAGCGTCTGGCCGATGTGATCATCCCCGGCGGCGGGTACAACCAGGTGGCCATCGATATGGTGCTGGCCCGCATTGCCGCGCTGCTGGAGCAGCACGCTACGTCAGGGTAG
- a CDS encoding YaaA family protein gives MPEFAILLPPAEGKKPGGNPLAPDMFDYRASNTFNYFSELNPERRRLIDAVQQAIQAGDDLEKIFGVKGPALEEAIQVNLEIYKAPRMAALDRYSPGVMYQALDFPGLPTGAQRRFLENTIIFSGMFGLLRPDDLIPNYRLRMDAVVPGIGKVSRYWRPYISPILNELLKDRFVWNLLPAAHQEAWEDAHTYRQMVEIKFFQEEGGQRRPVSHGVKPLRGRLVNFIVREGLEDIEGLKAWRDSEGFVLDEEASEFDEATRRAVLVMVKRG, from the coding sequence ATGCCTGAATTCGCCATTCTGCTTCCTCCGGCCGAAGGCAAGAAACCCGGCGGCAATCCGCTGGCGCCCGACATGTTCGACTATCGCGCGTCGAACACGTTCAACTACTTCAGCGAGTTGAATCCGGAGCGCCGGCGGCTGATCGATGCGGTGCAGCAGGCCATTCAGGCCGGGGACGATCTGGAAAAAATCTTCGGAGTGAAGGGACCGGCGCTGGAAGAAGCCATTCAGGTCAACCTGGAAATCTACAAGGCGCCCCGCATGGCGGCGCTCGACCGCTACAGCCCCGGCGTGATGTACCAGGCGCTGGACTTCCCCGGATTGCCCACCGGTGCCCAGCGCCGCTTCCTGGAAAACACGATTATCTTCTCGGGCATGTTCGGGCTGCTCCGGCCCGACGATCTGATTCCGAACTATCGCCTGCGCATGGACGCCGTGGTGCCCGGCATCGGCAAGGTGTCGCGCTACTGGCGTCCTTACATCAGCCCCATTCTCAACGAGCTGCTTAAAGACCGCTTCGTCTGGAATCTGCTTCCGGCCGCGCACCAGGAGGCCTGGGAAGACGCCCACACCTACCGCCAGATGGTAGAGATCAAGTTCTTTCAGGAAGAGGGGGGCCAGCGGCGGCCGGTTTCCCACGGCGTCAAACCGCTACGCGGCCGTCTGGTCAACTTCATTGTACGCGAAGGACTTGAAGACATCGAGGGCCTGAAAGCCTGGCGGGATTCGGAAGGGTTCGTGCTGGACGAAGAGGCCAGCGAGTTCGACGAGGCCACCCGCCGGGCCGTGCTGGTGATGGTCAAGCGAGGCTGA
- a CDS encoding HAD family hydrolase: protein MIRLFVSDIDGCLAEPYRPFALDRFQELARQAHLAGRPGDHPVLPAFTICSGRPYPYVEAVTQALGLQVPVLFEAGAGMFDPREVVVHWHPAFTDELAEQVEALRRWMVERCIPGTSLMLDIGKRTQAGMVSPDTEEILRFVPIVEEYVAAHFPAFHVFHTHISIDVVPRGFTKREGLQWLMETLGLEADEVAYIGDSNGDLGALALVGYAFAPANAAESVRQQVSYVMDAPDIEGVLAAYRWCIAHNEACRKAVAP from the coding sequence ATGATCCGGCTGTTCGTTTCCGACATCGATGGCTGTCTGGCCGAGCCCTATCGGCCGTTTGCCCTGGATCGGTTTCAGGAGCTGGCCCGGCAGGCACATCTGGCCGGACGGCCCGGCGATCACCCCGTGCTTCCGGCTTTTACGATCTGCTCCGGCCGGCCCTATCCGTACGTGGAGGCCGTGACTCAGGCGCTGGGGCTGCAGGTGCCCGTGCTGTTCGAAGCGGGCGCCGGCATGTTCGATCCGCGCGAGGTGGTCGTCCACTGGCATCCGGCCTTCACCGACGAACTGGCCGAGCAGGTCGAAGCGCTGCGCCGCTGGATGGTCGAACGCTGCATTCCGGGCACGTCGCTCATGCTCGACATCGGCAAGCGCACACAGGCCGGCATGGTCAGCCCCGACACCGAGGAGATCCTGCGCTTCGTGCCGATCGTCGAAGAGTACGTCGCCGCGCATTTTCCGGCCTTCCATGTGTTTCACACGCATATCTCCATCGACGTAGTGCCGCGCGGCTTTACCAAGCGGGAAGGCCTGCAATGGCTCATGGAAACGCTGGGACTCGAAGCGGACGAGGTGGCGTACATCGGCGACTCGAACGGCGATCTGGGGGCGCTGGCGCTGGTCGGCTACGCTTTTGCGCCGGCCAATGCCGCCGAGTCGGTGCGCCAGCAGGTGTCCTACGTGATGGATGCGCCCGACATTGAAGGCGTGCTGGCGGCCTATCGCTGGTGTATCGCCCACAACGAGGCGTGCCGAAAGGCCGTGGCTCCGTAG
- a CDS encoding L,D-transpeptidase family protein: MMGIWLGMLLVLNLRAIAPDSALTLYYVAAEQTLLHAQPGEGAYLMLHRREPVHVLDRVGLWWRVRTQDGAEGYVVAHDLSNVWLRVSKRQRRLFVYRGTRLVRSFPVDLGTNPFSDKTRRGSVASPDDWRTPEGVFYVAAKNARSQYYRALVLNYPTADDALRGLREGLISEAEYRAIVEAEANFRMPPMNTALGGWIEIHGDGTGQQVTWTQGCVALRNEDLDAIWPLVVVGTPVLIEP; encoded by the coding sequence ATGATGGGCATCTGGCTCGGCATGCTGCTGGTGTTGAACCTGCGGGCGATAGCGCCCGACTCCGCGCTGACGCTCTACTACGTGGCGGCCGAGCAGACGCTGCTGCACGCACAGCCCGGCGAGGGCGCCTACCTGATGTTGCATCGGCGCGAGCCGGTGCATGTGCTCGATCGGGTCGGTCTCTGGTGGCGCGTGCGCACGCAGGACGGTGCCGAAGGGTACGTGGTGGCGCACGATCTGTCGAACGTCTGGCTCCGGGTCTCCAAGCGCCAGCGACGTCTGTTCGTATACCGGGGCACGCGGCTGGTGCGGAGCTTTCCCGTGGATCTGGGTACGAACCCGTTTTCCGACAAAACGCGACGGGGTAGTGTGGCCAGTCCAGACGACTGGCGCACGCCAGAAGGCGTCTTCTACGTGGCGGCCAAGAATGCCCGGAGCCAGTATTACAGGGCACTCGTGCTGAACTACCCGACGGCCGACGACGCGCTGCGCGGCCTGCGTGAAGGGCTGATCAGCGAAGCCGAATATCGGGCCATCGTCGAGGCCGAGGCGAACTTTCGTATGCCGCCGATGAACACGGCGCTGGGCGGCTGGATCGAAATTCACGGCGACGGCACCGGCCAGCAGGTGACCTGGACGCAGGGGTGTGTGGCGCTCCGCAACGAGGACCTGGACGCCATCTGGCCGCTCGTGGTGGTGGGCACGCCCGTACTGATTGAACCCTGA
- a CDS encoding type III pantothenate kinase, protein MTWLALDLGNSALKGGLFEADRLVHTFRVAGPDAAGLQQQLAAALRDYRPTRAAMASVVPARTPVVQETVQQLSGVRPALIGPDWRLPFTLAYETPHTLGTDRLAAAVAAWELYGRPRRRPVLALLAGTAFTIEVIDEHGCYQGGVIAPGPSLMRQALAEGTAQLPEVPLEWPPSPVGRSTRTAIQAGLLYGFVESARGLLRRVAETLATAPLVILSGGWASLLQTHLGQQIDVHDPHLVLRGVYLLLERNPDRGLP, encoded by the coding sequence ATGACCTGGCTGGCACTGGATCTGGGCAACAGTGCGCTGAAGGGCGGTCTGTTCGAAGCGGACCGTCTGGTGCACACCTTCCGCGTGGCCGGGCCGGACGCGGCCGGGCTGCAACAGCAACTGGCCGCCGCGCTGCGCGACTACCGGCCGACGCGGGCAGCCATGGCGTCGGTGGTGCCCGCCCGCACGCCCGTCGTGCAGGAAACCGTGCAGCAGCTGTCCGGCGTGCGGCCGGCGCTGATCGGGCCGGACTGGCGTCTGCCCTTCACGCTGGCCTACGAGACGCCGCACACGCTGGGCACTGACCGACTGGCGGCCGCCGTCGCCGCCTGGGAGCTTTATGGACGCCCCCGGCGACGTCCCGTGCTGGCCCTGCTGGCGGGCACGGCGTTCACGATCGAAGTGATCGACGAGCACGGCTGCTACCAGGGGGGCGTGATCGCGCCCGGTCCGTCCCTGATGCGTCAGGCCCTGGCGGAAGGGACGGCCCAGCTCCCCGAAGTGCCGCTCGAATGGCCGCCTTCACCTGTCGGACGCTCCACGCGCACGGCCATTCAGGCCGGCCTGCTCTACGGCTTCGTGGAAAGCGCACGGGGACTGTTGCGCCGGGTGGCCGAAACGCTTGCGACTGCGCCCCTCGTCATCCTCAGCGGCGGCTGGGCTTCGCTGTTGCAGACGCACCTCGGCCAGCAGATCGACGTGCACGATCCCCATCTGGTGCTCCGGGGCGTTTACCTCCTGCTGGAGCGTAATCCAGATCGGGGCCTACCCTGA
- a CDS encoding class I SAM-dependent methyltransferase → MQVSGNARRYTVDNRLYRWHIQQFLNELGRLVEATKPRTILDVGCGEGFVAAFLKRRLPEVEMTGVDLSEEALAYARQHFGELATFRQADIYRLPFPDRSFDTVVCSEVLEHLDDPDRAVHELKRVARRYVVITVPLEPYFKWLNILGQWLGVSEDPGHVQFWNRDGFETFIRRHFPEAEISRKHIYQLARGRV, encoded by the coding sequence ATGCAGGTATCCGGCAACGCGCGGCGCTACACGGTTGACAACCGGCTCTATCGCTGGCATATTCAGCAGTTTCTGAACGAACTGGGGCGATTGGTCGAGGCGACGAAGCCGCGAACCATCCTGGACGTAGGCTGCGGCGAGGGATTCGTGGCGGCTTTTCTCAAGAGGCGTTTGCCGGAAGTCGAGATGACCGGGGTCGATCTTTCCGAAGAAGCGCTGGCCTATGCCCGACAGCATTTCGGAGAGCTGGCGACCTTCCGGCAGGCCGACATTTACCGACTCCCGTTCCCGGATCGGTCGTTCGACACGGTCGTGTGCAGCGAGGTGCTGGAGCACCTGGACGATCCCGATCGGGCCGTGCACGAGTTGAAGCGCGTGGCGCGACGCTACGTCGTGATCACGGTGCCGCTGGAACCTTATTTCAAATGGCTGAACATACTCGGCCAGTGGTTGGGCGTAAGCGAAGATCCCGGGCACGTGCAGTTCTGGAATCGTGACGGCTTCGAAACGTTTATCCGCCGACATTTTCCGGAAGCGGAAATCTCACGCAAGCACATCTATCAACTGGCCCGGGGACGCGTTTGA